TATATTTTGCAGCTTCTTCAAATTCAAGATTACTTGCTGCTGCCAACATCTTCTTTTCTAACTCTTTCATCATTTGTTTTCCATCTTTTCCTTGCAGCTGCATTTCTTCGGGTAAATTAAGGTCGATGGTTGTATGATCCTGCTCATAAACGCTTTCTAGAATATTGTTGATTGATTTTTTAACTGTTTCAGGCGTAATACCATAGGCCGCATTATAGGCTTGTTGTCTTTCGCGACGACGACTGGTTTCTTCCAAAGCGGCGGTTAACGACTGGGTCATAATATCTGCATAAAGAATAGCTCGACCATCAACATTGCGCGCCGCTCGTCCAATCGTTTGGATTAAAGATGTTTTAGAACGCAAATATCCCTCTTTATCCGCATCTAAAATGGCCACTAACCCACACTCTGGAATATCTAATCCTTCTCTCAATAAGTTAATGCCAATCAAAGCATCAAATATCCCCAACCTTAAGTCACGGATAATTTCTATGCGCTCCAGAGTCTCAACATCAGAGTGGATATAACGAGCTTTAACTCCTGTTTCATTTAAATATTCGCTCAGCGCTTCTGCCATCTTTTTAGTTAATGTTGTAATAAGAATACGATACCCTTTGGCTACAACTTCTCTACACTCAGCCATTAGATCATCAACCTGATGCGTCGTTGGACGCACAATACAGACTGGATCAATGAGACCTGTGGGGCGAATCACTTGTTCTGTAAAAATCCCTTTTGTCTGTTCTAATTCCCAAGGACCTGGTGTTGCTGAAATAAACACTGTCTGAGGACGCATTTTCTCCCATTCTTCAAACTTTAATGGTCGATTGTCAACGCAAGAAGGTAAACGAAATCCATATTCAGCAAGCGTCGATTTACGAGAAGCATCTCCCTTATACATCCCTCGTATCTGAGGAACAGAAACATGACTTTCATCAACAAGAAGAAGGGCGTTTTTAGGTAAGTACTCAAATAGAGTTGGCGGAGGCTCTCCTGGTGCACGACCTGTCAGGTATCTGGAATAATTTTCAATGCCGGGACACATCCCTGTAGCAGCCATCATTTCAATATCGAAAGTAACGCGTTCCTTAAGGCGCTGATATTCAATATGCTTTGAAGCAGCCGCGAATTCCTCTAAACGAATTTTGAGCTCTGCCTGAATCTGCTTAATGGCCTGCTGAATCGTTGGTTGTGGCGTTATGTAATGGCTATTTCCATAAAGACGCACTGCATTAAGCGTTGCTTCTTTCTTCCCAGTCAAAGGATCTATTTCATCAATAGATTCTATTTCATCTCCAAAAAATGAAATTCGCCAAGCTCTACTATCCAAATGAGATGGAAAAATTTCGATTGTATCTCCACTGACGCGAAAACTTCCTCGTATAAACCCTATATCATTTCTTCTATATTGAAGTATTACTAATTGTTTTAAGAGTTCTCTTTGTTCAATAGAAGCGCCAACTTCTAAGTCCACTACCATTTTACTATAGGTTTCAACAGCGCCAATACCATAGATACATGAGACGCTCGCAACGATAATAACATCTTGCCGCTCTAAAAGAGCCCTAGTTGCAGAGTGCCGCATACGATCAATTTGCTCATTGATGGAAGCTTCTTTTTCAATATACGTGTCTGAACGAGGAACATAAGCTTCTGGTTGATAATAATCATAATAAGAAACGAAATATTCCACTGCATTGTTAGGGAAAAACTCTTTCATCTCACCATAAAGCTGCGCTGCTAGAGTTTTATTTGGGGCTAAGATTAATGCAGGACGACTCAAACTTTGGATTACATGAGCCATTGTAAAGGTTTTACCTGACCCTGTAACCCCTAAAAGAACTTGGTTTACTTCACCTGCATTAAGACCTTCCGTCAGCTGGCGAATGGCTTGAGGTTGATCCCCCGCTGGCTCAAAAGAAGACTGTAGACTAAAAAGTTTGTTAGCCATGATTATTTATTTCAAGATCTAATGCTGCTTTCAGTAATGTCTTTGTATACGCATGCTTAGGACGTTGAAATAATGCTTCAGTTGCACCAAACTCAACTGCCTCTCCTTTATGCATAACCATAATATGATGACTCATAGACTTTACAACTTTTAGATCATGACTAATAAACAAATAGGAAAGCCCTTTTGCTTTCTGCAATGCCCTTAACAAATCTAAGATTTCTTTCTGAATTGCGCGATCTAATGCTGATGTTGGTTCATCCAAAACAACTAATTTCGGCTTTAAGATAATAGCTCTAGCAATAGCAATACGTTGACGCTGTCCACCTGAAAATTCATGGGGATATCGATGGCGCGTACGCTCATCTAACCCTACTTCTTTTAAAGATTGAGATATCCGTTTTTCGCGCTCATTTTTTGAAAGAGTCGGTTCATGAACTTCAAGTCCTTCTCCAATAATTTCACTCACACTTAAACGTGGGCTTAAAGAGCCAAAAGGATCTTGAAAAACCAACTGCATGAAACGTCGATAAGACCTCAAAGCTTTATTTGAAAGATCAGTAATAGAATTTCCTTCAAAATAAACACGACCCGTATACTGTTGCAGACCAAGAATAGCCATTGCAAGCGTAGTTTTCCCCGAACCACTTTCTCCCACAATACCTAGAGTCTCACCTTCTCTTAGCTCAAATGACACATGATCAACAGCTTTCACAGTCCCCACAACTTTTTGAAGCAAGCCGTGCTTAATAGAAAAGTTCACTTGTAGATCATTGGCCTTTATCAAACTACGCGCTGATTTCTTAAGAGAAATCGCCTTTCCTGATGGTTCAGCTCTGAGTAACGTTTTTGTATAAGGATCTTTAGGTTTTGCAAACACAGTCTTAACGCTTCCTTCTTCAACGATCTGACCATTTTGCATCACCAAAATACGATCTGCCATTTTGTGAACCACGTTCAAGTCGTGGCTAATCAATATAAGAGACATCCCAAACTTTTTTTGAAGATCTTGTAAAAGGGCCAGGATGGCTGCCTGAGTCGTTACATCAACAGCTGTTGTGGGTTCATCAGCGAGCAAAATTTTCGGACGACTTGCAACGGCCATGGCGATCATTACTCTTTGGCGCTGCCCCCCCGAAAGTTGGTGAGGATAAGATGAAAGACGTTGCTCTCCATCGTGAAACCCCACTAACTTCATGAGTTCAATAATTTTTTTTCTTCGTTCTTCTTCTCGCAAAATCCCTTGATGAAGAATCAATACCTCACTTATTTGCTTTTCTAAAGTATGGAGAGGATTCAACGATGTCATAGGTTCCTGAAATATCATCGATATTTCATTACCCCGAATCTTTTGCATTCTTGAAGATGACGATTGAAGAAGATCTTCACCTTCAAAAAGTATCTTTCCGTGAGGATGGTGAGCCAACGGATAAGGAAGAAGACGCAAAATTGAAAGAGCCGTTACAGATTTTCCAGAACCACTTTCGCCAAGTATCCCCAGCGTTTCTCCCATTTTAAGATTAAAAGATACTCCTTTAACCGCATTGAACTGTTGATCAGATTTACCAAAGCTTACATGTAAATTTTTGACTTCCAAGATTGAAGAATTCGC
The sequence above is drawn from the Candidatus Nucleicultrix amoebiphila FS5 genome and encodes:
- the uvrB gene encoding excinuclease ABC subunit UvrB, encoding MANKLFSLQSSFEPAGDQPQAIRQLTEGLNAGEVNQVLLGVTGSGKTFTMAHVIQSLSRPALILAPNKTLAAQLYGEMKEFFPNNAVEYFVSYYDYYQPEAYVPRSDTYIEKEASINEQIDRMRHSATRALLERQDVIIVASVSCIYGIGAVETYSKMVVDLEVGASIEQRELLKQLVILQYRRNDIGFIRGSFRVSGDTIEIFPSHLDSRAWRISFFGDEIESIDEIDPLTGKKEATLNAVRLYGNSHYITPQPTIQQAIKQIQAELKIRLEEFAAASKHIEYQRLKERVTFDIEMMAATGMCPGIENYSRYLTGRAPGEPPPTLFEYLPKNALLLVDESHVSVPQIRGMYKGDASRKSTLAEYGFRLPSCVDNRPLKFEEWEKMRPQTVFISATPGPWELEQTKGIFTEQVIRPTGLIDPVCIVRPTTHQVDDLMAECREVVAKGYRILITTLTKKMAEALSEYLNETGVKARYIHSDVETLERIEIIRDLRLGIFDALIGINLLREGLDIPECGLVAILDADKEGYLRSKTSLIQTIGRAARNVDGRAILYADIMTQSLTAALEETSRRRERQQAYNAAYGITPETVKKSINNILESVYEQDHTTIDLNLPEEMQLQGKDGKQMMKELEKKMLAAASNLEFEEAAKYRDVLKRLENQDLEISITTNRTKFQKRRRS
- a CDS encoding ABC transporter ATP-binding protein; protein product: MIMAKANSSILEVKNLHVSFGKSDQQFNAVKGVSFNLKMGETLGILGESGSGKSVTALSILRLLPYPLAHHPHGKILFEGEDLLQSSSSRMQKIRGNEISMIFQEPMTSLNPLHTLEKQISEVLILHQGILREEERRKKIIELMKLVGFHDGEQRLSSYPHQLSGGQRQRVMIAMAVASRPKILLADEPTTAVDVTTQAAILALLQDLQKKFGMSLILISHDLNVVHKMADRILVMQNGQIVEEGSVKTVFAKPKDPYTKTLLRAEPSGKAISLKKSARSLIKANDLQVNFSIKHGLLQKVVGTVKAVDHVSFELREGETLGIVGESGSGKTTLAMAILGLQQYTGRVYFEGNSITDLSNKALRSYRRFMQLVFQDPFGSLSPRLSVSEIIGEGLEVHEPTLSKNEREKRISQSLKEVGLDERTRHRYPHEFSGGQRQRIAIARAIILKPKLVVLDEPTSALDRAIQKEILDLLRALQKAKGLSYLFISHDLKVVKSMSHHIMVMHKGEAVEFGATEALFQRPKHAYTKTLLKAALDLEINNHG